TTAAACTCTAGAAAGTTGTCCCTGCCCACTCCACAGAGAAGAGAGCTAACATGAAGTCTAACCCGGTGATCCAAGCCACTATAGACCTCACATCAGGGGCCATCGGAGGTACAGCGTGTGTCCTGACAGGGCAGCCCTTCGACACAATAAAAGTGAAGATGCAGACGTTCCCCAACCTGTACAAGGGATTCATCGACTGCTTCCTGAAGACTTACTCTCAagttggcttttggggcttctaCAGGGGAACCAGTCCGGCACTGATGGCCTACGTGGCTGAGAACGCAGTCCTCTTTATGAGCTATGGCTTCTGTCAACAGTTTGTGAGGAACATGGTTGGACTGGACAGGCAGTCAAAGCTGAGTGACCTGCAGAATGCAAGTGCTGGTTCCCTTGCCTCTGCCTTTGCTGCGCTGGTGCTGTGTCCCACTGAGCTTGTCAAGTGCCGGCTGCAGGCCATGTATGAAATGGAGATATCAGGGAAGATAGCAAAAAGCCACGTTACTGTTTGGTCCGTCGTGAAGACTATCTTTAGAAAGGAGGGCCTCATGGGTTTCTACCATGGATTCACTAGTACTTTACTTCAAGAAGTACCaggatatttttgcttttttggtagCTATGAGGTCAGCCGATCATTTTTTGCTTCAGGGACCTCAAAAGATGACCTTGGCCCTTTCCATTTGATGATAAGTGGTGGGATTGCTGGAGTTTGTCTTTGGGCTGTTGTATTTCCAGTGGATTGTATTAAATCCAGAATTCAGGTTCTTTCCATGTCTGGGAAACAGGCAGGATTTACCCGAACTCTCTTAAGTATTGTGAGAAATGAAGGAGCTTTAACCCTATATTCTGGAATGAAAGCTACTATGATTCGAGCATTCCCTGCCAATGCGGTACTAATTTTGGCCTATGAATACAGCAGGAAGATGATGATGAGCCAGTTTGAAGCAGAATAAAGTATTTGTGTGAAATTGTTTCCAAACACACACCTACAAGGACTCTAGTTTATCTCATGGTTTCTTGGAATACTGGGCCAGTGTGAATTTTCCCCCCCTTATTTTGTGGGAGAGAGGTATTCTAGATAGTGCTCAGGctctacttctgactctatgatCAGAGATTAGTTCTGGCAGTGATTTGATGTCATGTGAGGTTGGCTGAATGAAAGGCAAGTTCCCCAACCCTATGGTATATCCTTTTcccctagaattattttttttttatcttctaacCTAAAGCTTTTAGGGGGCACACTGTAGTCCTCAGGCCTACTCCTAGCCCTGTGCTTGGGATCCCTCCAAGTGATGCTTGAAGATCATACCTTGTTAGAATTAAACCTGAGCCTCCTGATTGTAAACATTGTGATATGATCTTTTGAGCCATATTTACAGAATTCTAGCCTAAATCTTAACCTTTATGTATAAATTCatggatggagtgatagtacagcaggtagggttattgacttgcatgcaacttacctggattcaatactcagcataccatatggtccccaccaggaataatttctgagtgcagagccaggagtaactccctgaacACACTggctgtggttcaaaaacaaaacaaaataaacccacaaAACATTTCTGTTTGTACTGTATTAGCATGTAAAAGTTGCTGGTCTTTTTCCATGGTGGGTTAAAGAGTGACTAGATGGACATAGTTATCTAACCTGAAAGATTGTATATAATTGGATCAAGGCTTTTAAATAAACTTATGCCGTTTGgtaattttataattgaaatgGTTCAATTCCACTTTTCTACCACTCTAACTTAAACATGTTTCATGAAGATGATTATAAAGGATTGCTTATTCATTTCAGAAGTAAGATCTCTTTTAAAACTTGCATGATGTACACATTCTATAAAGCAGTACTGCTGATGGTAGgagttttgagggccacatctggcagtgctttggtTCCATTCTTgcatctgtgctcaagagtgaccctggtggtgcttaggcaaccatatgtggtgctggggatcaaaccaggatagctgcatgcaagacaagtggaaTATTTCCTGTACTAATTCTCTTACCAGATGCAATCTGAAGTTTGGTGTTGGAAAATCAAAATACTAGCTATATTTTCAGGAGAACAATATACTTTGCTAATAGCATGGCTTTCATATTCTTGAGTTAAAGTAGATATGTTGTATTTTCTCTATATTCTGGGGTACTGAATTAGTAGAGGAAATACAACAATAGCCATGGTCAGAGATATAGAACAGTAGATATgttactttccttgcatgtggccaaccagggttctatccctggcattccatatggtcccctg
This window of the Suncus etruscus isolate mSunEtr1 chromosome 14, mSunEtr1.pri.cur, whole genome shotgun sequence genome carries:
- the LOC126027908 gene encoding mitochondrial ornithine transporter 2-like, whose protein sequence is MKSNPVIQATIDLTSGAIGGTACVLTGQPFDTIKVKMQTFPNLYKGFIDCFLKTYSQVGFWGFYRGTSPALMAYVAENAVLFMSYGFCQQFVRNMVGLDRQSKLSDLQNASAGSLASAFAALVLCPTELVKCRLQAMYEMEISGKIAKSHVTVWSVVKTIFRKEGLMGFYHGFTSTLLQEVPGYFCFFGSYEVSRSFFASGTSKDDLGPFHLMISGGIAGVCLWAVVFPVDCIKSRIQVLSMSGKQAGFTRTLLSIVRNEGALTLYSGMKATMIRAFPANAVLILAYEYSRKMMMSQFEAE